From the genome of Campylobacter magnus, one region includes:
- a CDS encoding sulfate adenylyltransferase encodes MISPKRNKTLDITLEEFSTLELIDSGALGNFRSLMDEEEALEVESSGRLWGVIMPFAYSFAPSLESAQNLLKELKSSTKKEIKLNLALNGEIIGDIDIKSFYEQKNPDLSIFTAKNICILNKDGEQSGKIAISGEFSLRKNELISTKEKIQKRIAEVGASKVTAIMLTADPLHRLHERLIRMTIDKADLVLIFLVRTFSSEGRLDFDLRLECLEYVCENYIPKERVCIVPFSNTTLFSDHINPVLEAIAAKNFGANKLVIGQSHTGLGLHYEHNIASTLLDDYASELGLELIVMPEMFYCELCHTIVSSKSCPHGAHHHIKYHVNTLKKLLFKGIMPPAMLMRPQVSAIILDRLYPKRFNSLQKLCGDLFPNDGIVESYSQRDFYEKLMRLYQTSSLGS; translated from the coding sequence CTTGGGAATTTTAGATCTCTTATGGATGAGGAAGAGGCTCTTGAAGTAGAAAGTAGCGGTAGGCTTTGGGGCGTGATTATGCCCTTTGCTTATAGCTTTGCGCCTTCGCTTGAGAGTGCTCAAAACCTGCTAAAAGAGCTAAAAAGCTCTACTAAAAAAGAAATTAAGCTAAATCTAGCCTTAAATGGAGAAATAATCGGCGATATTGATATAAAAAGCTTTTATGAACAAAAAAATCCTGATCTTAGCATTTTTACTGCCAAAAATATTTGCATTTTAAACAAAGATGGCGAACAAAGCGGCAAAATCGCAATTAGTGGCGAGTTTAGCCTGCGCAAAAACGAGCTAATAAGCACAAAAGAGAAAATCCAAAAGCGTATAGCCGAAGTTGGCGCTAGCAAGGTTACAGCTATCATGCTTACAGCAGATCCCCTGCACCGCTTACATGAAAGGCTCATTCGCATGACGATTGACAAGGCTGATTTGGTTTTGATCTTTTTGGTGCGGACCTTTAGCAGCGAGGGTAGGCTTGATTTTGACCTGCGTCTTGAGTGCTTGGAGTATGTCTGCGAGAACTATATCCCAAAAGAGCGAGTTTGCATCGTGCCTTTTAGCAATACCACGCTTTTTAGCGACCATATAAATCCTGTTTTAGAGGCGATAGCTGCTAAAAACTTTGGCGCAAATAAGCTAGTAATTGGACAATCTCACACCGGACTTGGGCTTCATTATGAGCACAACATCGCTAGCACCTTGCTTGATGATTATGCTAGTGAGCTTGGGCTTGAGCTTATTGTGATGCCTGAGATGTTTTACTGCGAGCTTTGCCACACCATAGTAAGCTCAAAATCCTGCCCACACGGAGCGCACCACCACATCAAATACCATGTAAATACGCTCAAAAAACTGCTATTTAAAGGCATAATGCCACCAGCCATGCTCATGCGTCCGCAAGTCTCTGCTATAATTTTAGATAGGCTTTATCCTAAGCGTTTTAACTCACTTCAAAAGCTCTGCGGCGATTTATTCCCAAATGATGGCATAGTAGAGTCTTACTCACAGCGAGATTTTTATGAAAAGCTCATGCGCTTATACCAAACCAGCTCGCTTGGTAGCTAG
- a CDS encoding energy-coupling factor ABC transporter ATP-binding protein — translation MSCSLSAVKICAKIAGRELFRDFSLSLAHKQKLALLAPNGRGKSTLLMILAGLLPASSGQIFIFDDEMKSLKDFEKHRSKIGFLFQDSNDQFVRASVLDDVGFGLLSFELCASKEQANTKALKMLESLGISHLKDKICFHLSGGEKKLVALAGVLITEPKIVFLDEPTAGLDESSSARLAEILGSIDASMLIASHDKDFVSKITSNIYKLE, via the coding sequence ATGAGTTGTTCGTTATCGGCTGTGAAAATCTGCGCTAAGATAGCTGGGCGTGAGCTTTTTAGAGATTTTAGCCTAAGTCTTGCGCATAAACAAAAGTTAGCCTTACTAGCACCAAATGGTAGGGGCAAAAGCACCTTGCTAATGATTTTAGCAGGGCTTTTGCCAGCTAGTTCTGGGCAGATTTTCATCTTTGATGATGAGATGAAAAGCCTAAAAGATTTTGAGAAACACCGCAGTAAAATCGGCTTTTTGTTCCAAGACAGCAATGATCAGTTTGTAAGGGCTAGTGTGCTTGATGATGTGGGCTTTGGTCTGCTTAGTTTTGAGCTTTGTGCTAGCAAAGAGCAAGCTAATACCAAGGCTCTAAAAATGCTTGAGAGCCTTGGTATTTCGCACTTAAAGGATAAAATTTGCTTTCATCTAAGCGGTGGCGAGAAAAAGCTAGTAGCCCTAGCTGGCGTGCTGATAACTGAGCCAAAAATCGTGTTTTTAGACGAGCCTACAGCTGGGCTTGATGAGAGTAGCTCTGCTAGGTTAGCTGAGATTTTAGGTAGCATTGATGCTAGCATGCTGATTGCTAGTCATGACAAAGACTTTGTTAGCAAAATTACTTCTAATATTTACAAGCTAGAGTGA
- a CDS encoding energy-coupling factor transporter transmembrane component T, which produces MKNHGALSLIITAIYSFGVGVSAEFSPIFALPILLLFCLKKIAVLNLLKKIFFLNLFVAFAVFSVMLTRNYELALLIALRANFIMLFNLMLFAGLKEGQIAGLFSELKFSAKFVSLVYFSLFFVEILRRELGIRLLALWSRGAGRGLFRLKAYANIVALLVILALKKSASLELTLKARGFKSQILWEQKFRAFGAEIFLLICVIICVILPYLEFL; this is translated from the coding sequence ATGAAAAATCACGGCGCACTTAGCCTTATAATCACGGCTATTTATAGCTTTGGTGTGGGTGTTAGCGCAGAGTTTAGCCCCATTTTTGCCTTGCCAATTTTGCTACTTTTTTGCCTTAAAAAAATAGCGGTTTTAAACTTGCTTAAAAAGATATTTTTCTTGAATCTTTTTGTAGCTTTTGCTGTTTTTAGCGTGATGCTAACTAGAAACTACGAACTAGCCTTGCTTATAGCACTTCGGGCAAATTTCATTATGCTTTTTAATCTAATGCTTTTTGCTGGGCTAAAAGAGGGGCAAATCGCTGGGCTTTTTAGCGAGCTTAAATTTAGCGCAAAGTTTGTTAGTCTTGTGTATTTCTCGCTATTTTTTGTAGAGATTTTGCGCCGAGAGCTTGGCATTCGCTTACTTGCTCTCTGGTCTCGTGGGGCAGGGCGGGGACTTTTTAGGCTAAAAGCATATGCAAATATCGTTGCCTTGCTTGTGATTTTGGCGCTAAAAAAGTCTGCTAGCTTGGAACTTACGCTAAAAGCTAGGGGCTTTAAATCGCAGATTTTGTGGGAGCAGAAGTTTAGGGCTTTTGGGGCTGAGATATTTTTGTTAATTTGCGTTATAATCTGCGTTATTTTACCTTATTTGGAGTTTTTATGA
- the cbiM gene encoding cobalt transporter CbiM encodes MHISEGVLRPEIIIPTSVAAVCLAGYFLWRLKSDEIVRTAAMSAVFFMGSFIHVPLGITSIHLMLSGLVGVFAGKNAFLAILIALIFQGLLFGFGGFSVLGLNALMLGLPAILGAVFARHLERKINWFLAGFVPIFISAVILSVVLLLNGEGFEALSGVLLASNAVLMVIEGFISFFAIGFILKVKPELLNVK; translated from the coding sequence ATGCATATTAGCGAAGGGGTTTTGCGCCCTGAGATTATCATCCCTACTAGCGTGGCGGCAGTTTGCTTGGCAGGATACTTTTTGTGGCGACTTAAAAGTGATGAGATAGTTCGCACAGCTGCGATGAGTGCTGTTTTTTTCATGGGTTCGTTTATACATGTGCCACTTGGGATTACTTCTATTCATCTTATGCTTAGTGGCTTAGTTGGTGTTTTTGCTGGTAAAAATGCCTTTTTGGCGATTTTGATAGCGCTTATTTTTCAGGGGCTACTTTTTGGCTTTGGTGGGTTTAGCGTGCTTGGGCTAAATGCGCTCATGCTTGGCTTGCCTGCGATTTTGGGTGCTGTTTTTGCTAGGCATTTGGAGCGCAAAATTAACTGGTTTTTGGCTGGTTTTGTGCCGATTTTTATTTCAGCTGTGATTTTGAGCGTGGTTTTACTGCTAAATGGCGAGGGTTTTGAGGCACTCTCTGGCGTGCTGCTAGCTTCAAATGCTGTTTTGATGGTGATCGAAGGCTTTATAAGCTTTTTTGCTATTGGCTTTATTTTAAAGGTAAAACCGGAGCTTTTAAATGTTAAATAG
- a CDS encoding DUF4198 domain-containing protein, which produces MKSFFLKSCMAVGFSASSLLAHFGVVIPSANVVEEQAKLQITYKFTHPFEQMMMNMVKPNEAGVFINGKKTDLLPSLKEQKDGQNSYWQSEFEIKEPGLYVFYADPQGYFEPSEEKFIRHITKSVVNAYGYGNGWGEPVGLKAEIVPLTRPYALYAGMSFSGRVLYKGKPVKNAVVEVEFMNEGKKLSAPSEDHITLEVRTNELGEFSFTMPRAGWWGFSALLDDDEKMKKDGKEYPVELGAVIWVKADEFK; this is translated from the coding sequence ATGAAAAGCTTTTTTCTTAAAAGTTGTATGGCTGTTGGTTTTAGCGCAAGTTCGTTGCTAGCGCATTTTGGTGTGGTGATCCCTAGCGCAAATGTGGTTGAAGAGCAAGCAAAACTTCAAATCACTTATAAATTCACTCATCCTTTTGAGCAAATGATGATGAATATGGTAAAACCTAATGAAGCAGGCGTCTTTATAAACGGCAAAAAAACTGATCTACTGCCTAGTCTAAAAGAGCAAAAAGATGGGCAAAACTCATACTGGCAAAGCGAGTTTGAGATAAAAGAGCCTGGGCTATATGTGTTTTACGCTGATCCGCAAGGCTATTTTGAGCCTAGTGAAGAAAAGTTCATCCGTCACATCACAAAAAGCGTGGTAAATGCCTATGGCTATGGTAATGGCTGGGGCGAGCCTGTGGGGCTAAAAGCTGAGATTGTCCCGCTAACTCGCCCTTATGCGCTTTATGCTGGTATGAGTTTTAGCGGCCGTGTGCTTTATAAGGGTAAGCCGGTAAAAAACGCTGTGGTTGAAGTAGAGTTTATGAACGAGGGCAAAAAGCTTAGCGCGCCTAGCGAGGATCACATCACGCTTGAGGTTCGCACAAATGAGCTTGGTGAGTTTAGCTTCACTATGCCGCGCGCTGGCTGGTGGGGCTTTTCGGCGCTTTTAGATGATGATGAAAAGATGAAAAAAGACGGCAAAGAATACCCAGTTGAGCTTGGTGCGGTGATTTGGGTTAAGGCTGATGAGTTTAAATAA
- a CDS encoding cytochrome b/b6 domain-containing protein codes for MKKVYIWPFALRISHFIMIISFFGAYFSEGFVHAFFGSLFGALVILRIIWGFVGTKYSRFKDFELKGLFAYLKSVLQAKHQNFIGHNPASSLFVLVMLGVSVFLVVLGYLASGSEEGVGYFAFMLENYSSFAWIKDAHKMLANALLAIVCLHICGAFLDCVLNKAVASKSMINGYKNSYENVEFHKFHRLFSAFWLLGILLSAFYLLSPKNTLFALGLQPVDYKAQNSDFAHECAQCHTLYAPFMQTSDKHEKIMANLENHFGDDASIDDETNKKILKFLLQNSAEKSSSKWAIKFAKNDDIAITSSPFWQKAHESLDKEVFKREKIKSKANCAACHENIEKGLISKALIKYEDIK; via the coding sequence ATGAAAAAAGTATATATCTGGCCTTTTGCTCTTAGAATTTCGCATTTTATTATGATTATTTCGTTCTTTGGGGCGTATTTTAGCGAGGGTTTTGTTCACGCTTTTTTTGGCTCGCTTTTTGGGGCGCTTGTTATTTTGCGCATTATTTGGGGCTTTGTTGGCACGAAATACTCACGCTTTAAAGACTTTGAGCTAAAAGGGCTTTTTGCTTACCTTAAAAGCGTGCTACAAGCCAAACACCAAAACTTCATAGGACATAATCCTGCTAGCTCGCTTTTTGTGCTAGTAATGCTAGGCGTTAGCGTATTTTTGGTAGTTTTGGGCTACCTTGCTAGCGGCAGCGAAGAGGGCGTGGGATATTTTGCTTTTATGCTTGAAAATTACAGCTCTTTTGCGTGGATAAAAGATGCGCACAAAATGCTAGCAAATGCTCTTTTAGCAATAGTTTGCCTGCATATTTGTGGGGCTTTTTTAGACTGCGTTTTAAATAAAGCCGTAGCATCTAAAAGCATGATTAACGGATATAAAAATAGCTATGAAAATGTGGAATTTCATAAATTTCACAGGCTTTTTAGTGCCTTTTGGCTGCTCGGAATTTTGCTAAGTGCTTTTTATCTGCTAAGCCCCAAAAATACGCTATTTGCGCTTGGGCTGCAGCCTGTTGATTACAAAGCGCAAAATAGCGACTTTGCCCACGAGTGCGCGCAGTGTCATACGCTCTATGCGCCTTTTATGCAAACAAGCGATAAGCACGAAAAAATCATGGCTAACCTTGAAAATCACTTTGGCGATGATGCTAGCATTGATGATGAGACAAATAAGAAAATTCTAAAATTCCTACTCCAAAACTCAGCTGAAAAATCAAGCTCAAAATGGGCGATAAAGTTTGCCAAAAATGATGATATAGCAATAACTTCAAGTCCTTTTTGGCAAAAAGCACACGAGAGCTTGGACAAAGAAGTCTTTAAGCGTGAAAAAATAAAAAGCAAAGCAAACTGCGCTGCTTGCCACGAAAATATAGAAAAAGGGCTAATTTCAAAGGCTTTGATAAAATATGAGGATATAAAATAG